The following coding sequences are from one Bradyrhizobium sp. 200 window:
- a CDS encoding pilus assembly protein N-terminal domain-containing protein: MSLKFQRIRAAARFGLRSLAAGILLWPAVCLAASDPDRIAVYVDQAKLVKLPAKVSTIVVGNPLIADVTLQSGGIVVVTGKGYGATNFIAMDRNGEVLVDRQIQVEGPTDQLVTVYRGVERESYSCMPICQRRVTLGDGENYFKAAIDQAGSLSSQAAGSAAGGGSR, from the coding sequence TTGCGTTCCCTTGCCGCAGGAATCCTGCTGTGGCCGGCCGTCTGCCTGGCCGCGTCCGATCCCGACCGTATCGCCGTCTATGTCGACCAGGCGAAGCTCGTGAAGCTTCCTGCCAAGGTCTCCACCATCGTGGTCGGAAACCCGCTGATTGCGGACGTGACCCTGCAGAGCGGCGGCATCGTCGTCGTCACCGGCAAGGGCTACGGCGCGACCAATTTCATCGCCATGGACCGCAACGGCGAAGTGCTGGTGGACCGCCAGATCCAGGTCGAAGGACCGACCGATCAGCTCGTCACCGTCTATCGCGGCGTCGAACGGGAATCCTATAGCTGCATGCCGATCTGCCAGCGCCGCGTCACCCTCGGCGACGGCGAGAACTATTTCAAGGCGGCGATCGATCAGGCCGGCTCGCTTTCCAGCCAGGCCGCGGGCTCTGCGGCGGGCGGCGGCAGCAGGTGA
- a CDS encoding TadE/TadG family type IV pilus assembly protein: MPPSTAPKTNILRRFRRNRKGAAAVEFALVAPIFFAVLFAIIELALVFFASQILETVTQDSARLIMTGQAQNTKLTKEQFKTAVCARLVTMFDCANGVSIDVRSYPAFAGVNIAEPIDSAKVYIDDTKYCPGKDGDVVVVRLFYPWPIFVTGLGLNLTNLASGKRLLTATAAFQNEPFADIGTTCS; the protein is encoded by the coding sequence ATGCCGCCTTCCACAGCTCCCAAGACCAACATCCTGCGCCGGTTTCGTCGCAACCGAAAGGGCGCGGCCGCCGTCGAGTTCGCGCTGGTTGCGCCGATCTTCTTCGCCGTTCTGTTCGCGATCATCGAGCTGGCGCTGGTGTTCTTTGCCAGCCAGATCCTCGAGACCGTAACGCAGGACTCGGCGCGCCTGATCATGACCGGCCAGGCGCAGAATACCAAGTTGACCAAGGAGCAGTTCAAGACCGCCGTTTGCGCCAGGCTCGTCACGATGTTCGATTGCGCAAACGGTGTCTCGATCGACGTGCGGAGCTATCCGGCGTTCGCCGGTGTGAACATCGCCGAACCGATCGATTCCGCGAAGGTCTACATCGACGATACGAAGTATTGTCCCGGCAAGGATGGTGATGTCGTCGTGGTGCGGCTGTTCTATCCATGGCCGATATTCGTCACCGGGCTTGGCCTCAATCTGACGAACCTGGCCAGCGGCAAGCGTCTTCTGACCGCCACCGCTGCTTTCCAAAACGAGCCGTTTGCTGACA